A single region of the Hoeflea prorocentri genome encodes:
- a CDS encoding SDR family oxidoreductase, producing the protein MNVLQSFDLSGKTALVTGAKRGIGRAMAEALAGAGADIVGVSATLSPGSEVEQSVSAMGRSFTGYSCDFSNRGALLDFTGQLRADGIAPDILINNAGTIKRKPAADHPDEWWDEVIEVNLSSQFVLSREIGKDMVKRGHGKIIFTASLLTFQGGITVPGYAASKGGIGQLTKALANEWAGSGVNVNAIAPGYIATDNTEALRQDQNRHQAILERIPAGRWGQPEDFAGPVVFLASAASDYVNGEILVVDGGWMGR; encoded by the coding sequence ATGAACGTCTTGCAGTCTTTTGATCTCAGCGGGAAAACAGCACTCGTAACCGGCGCAAAGCGCGGCATCGGACGGGCCATGGCCGAAGCCCTTGCCGGTGCGGGTGCCGATATAGTCGGCGTCAGCGCGACATTGTCCCCGGGAAGTGAAGTCGAACAGTCCGTGAGTGCGATGGGGCGGTCATTCACCGGTTATAGTTGTGATTTCAGCAACCGCGGCGCACTACTGGATTTCACAGGCCAACTCAGAGCCGACGGGATTGCGCCCGATATCCTGATCAACAATGCCGGGACCATCAAACGAAAGCCGGCGGCGGATCATCCGGATGAATGGTGGGACGAGGTGATCGAGGTCAATTTGTCATCGCAATTCGTCCTCAGCCGAGAGATCGGCAAGGACATGGTCAAACGCGGACACGGCAAAATCATCTTCACCGCATCCCTGCTGACTTTCCAGGGCGGAATTACCGTACCCGGCTACGCCGCCTCCAAGGGCGGCATTGGCCAGTTGACCAAAGCCCTCGCCAATGAATGGGCTGGCTCCGGGGTCAACGTCAACGCCATCGCTCCCGGCTATATCGCCACCGACAACACAGAAGCGCTTCGGCAGGACCAGAACCGCCATCAGGCGATCCTGGAACGTATACCCGCAGGCCGCTGGGGCCAGCCGGAGGACTTTGCCGGACCGGTCGTATTCCTCGCATCGGCGGCATCGGATTATGTCAACGGTGAAATCCTCGTCGTCGACGGCGGATGGATGGGCCGTTAG
- the egtB gene encoding ergothioneine biosynthesis protein EgtB, whose amino-acid sequence MTPATNLAPSAETGIKFYQSVRARSEALVKGLTPEDMTLQSMEDASPAKWHLAHTTWFFEEFILKPRVSNYRSPDERFAFLFNSYYVQAGPRHMRSKRGMISRPAIEEVLAYRAHVDDTMRRLLSEDREDAHEIRDLAELGCHHEMQHQELLVTDLLHALSHNPLMPAYRAPEPIRVARERPLQWIDHEGGLVEIGHGGGGFAYDCEGPRHKTYLQPFRLASRPVTNRDWIAFMDDGGYRTATLWLSDGWARCQQEDWDAPLYWWRQDGEWWSYTLRGPQPVNLEAPVVHVSYYEADAFARWSGKRLPTEAEWEVVARERPIRGNFLESSNYRPMPTDVRPRRSAGEPEDGEQFWGDVWEWTQSPFTPYPGFRPPEGAIGEYNGKFMCNQFVLRGGSCATPLEQMRDSYRTFFYPHQRWQMLGLRLADDTVGGGSGHPRGKKISTQTGDVGEDFAASILSGLTTPRKTIEAKWLYDAEGSALFDQITELEEYYPTRTETAILSNEAHRLAAHVPEGAALVELGSGSSVKTRLLLDALPSLGAYVPVDISVTHLEAAAERLAADYVSLDVHPVVADFTSAFAMPQAVESAPKVLFFPGSTIGNFEIDEAAELMARLRKIEDVDTFVIGFDLVKERKTLLRAYDDSDGVTARFNLNLLSRINRELEADFDVSAFTHQACWNEDRSRIEMHLVSSSDQSVTIAGETVRFSEGETIHTENSHKYTPERFEDIANEAGWSLAELWMDENNHFAVAVLT is encoded by the coding sequence GTGACACCTGCAACGAATCTCGCCCCTTCAGCCGAAACGGGTATCAAGTTCTATCAATCCGTCCGCGCCCGCTCCGAGGCGCTCGTCAAAGGGCTGACGCCCGAAGATATGACACTCCAGTCGATGGAGGATGCCAGCCCGGCCAAGTGGCACCTGGCGCACACGACATGGTTCTTCGAGGAATTCATCCTCAAACCCCGTGTATCGAACTACCGCTCGCCCGATGAGCGCTTCGCGTTCCTTTTTAACTCCTATTATGTCCAGGCCGGACCAAGGCACATGCGTTCCAAGCGCGGAATGATCTCTCGTCCCGCCATTGAGGAAGTCCTGGCCTATCGCGCGCATGTCGACGACACAATGCGCCGACTTTTGTCGGAGGATCGTGAGGATGCGCACGAGATCCGCGACCTTGCCGAACTCGGCTGCCATCACGAGATGCAGCATCAGGAACTGCTGGTCACCGATCTCCTTCATGCGCTGTCGCACAATCCGCTGATGCCGGCCTACCGCGCGCCGGAGCCGATCCGCGTTGCGCGTGAACGTCCGCTGCAATGGATTGATCACGAAGGCGGGCTCGTTGAAATCGGACATGGCGGCGGCGGCTTCGCCTATGACTGCGAAGGACCGCGCCACAAGACCTATCTGCAGCCGTTCCGCCTTGCATCCCGGCCGGTGACAAATCGCGACTGGATCGCCTTCATGGATGATGGCGGCTACCGGACCGCAACGCTCTGGCTTTCGGACGGCTGGGCAAGATGTCAGCAGGAGGACTGGGATGCGCCGCTCTATTGGTGGCGTCAGGACGGTGAATGGTGGAGCTACACGCTGCGTGGCCCGCAACCGGTCAATCTCGAAGCGCCGGTCGTGCACGTCAGCTATTATGAAGCCGATGCCTTTGCCCGCTGGTCGGGAAAACGCCTGCCGACGGAAGCGGAGTGGGAAGTGGTCGCCCGCGAGCGGCCGATCCGCGGCAATTTCCTCGAATCTTCCAACTACAGGCCGATGCCGACCGATGTCAGGCCGCGTCGCTCTGCCGGTGAGCCGGAAGATGGAGAGCAATTCTGGGGCGATGTCTGGGAGTGGACGCAAAGCCCGTTTACCCCCTATCCGGGATTTCGTCCGCCCGAAGGCGCCATCGGCGAATATAACGGCAAGTTCATGTGTAATCAGTTCGTTCTTCGCGGCGGTTCCTGCGCAACGCCGCTGGAGCAGATGCGGGACTCGTACCGCACCTTCTTTTACCCGCACCAGCGCTGGCAGATGCTTGGCCTGCGCCTGGCGGATGATACGGTTGGCGGCGGTTCAGGACATCCGAGGGGCAAGAAGATCTCGACACAAACAGGTGATGTGGGAGAGGACTTTGCCGCCTCGATCCTGTCCGGGCTGACAACGCCGCGCAAGACGATAGAAGCCAAGTGGCTTTACGATGCTGAAGGCTCGGCCCTGTTCGATCAGATCACCGAACTTGAGGAGTATTATCCGACCCGCACAGAGACTGCCATCCTGAGCAATGAGGCACACCGGCTGGCCGCACATGTTCCCGAGGGCGCGGCGCTTGTGGAGCTTGGGAGCGGATCGAGCGTGAAGACGCGCCTGCTGCTTGATGCGCTGCCGTCATTGGGCGCATACGTGCCGGTGGACATCTCGGTGACGCATTTGGAGGCGGCGGCCGAGCGTCTTGCGGCGGATTACGTGTCGCTGGACGTGCATCCGGTCGTTGCCGATTTCACAAGCGCCTTTGCCATGCCGCAGGCGGTCGAATCGGCCCCGAAGGTGCTGTTCTTTCCCGGCTCGACCATCGGCAATTTTGAAATTGACGAGGCCGCGGAACTGATGGCCCGTTTGAGGAAGATTGAGGACGTCGACACTTTCGTGATCGGGTTTGATCTGGTCAAGGAGCGCAAGACGCTGCTTCGTGCCTATGACGACAGCGACGGTGTGACGGCCCGCTTCAACCTCAATCTTCTGAGCCGCATCAATCGTGAGCTCGAGGCCGATTTTGATGTTTCAGCTTTTACCCATCAGGCCTGCTGGAATGAAGACAGGAGCAGAATCGAGATGCATCTGGTCAGCAGTAGCGATCAGTCCGTCACCATAGCAGGCGAGACGGTGCGGTTTAGCGAGGGCGAGACGATCCATACGGAGAATTCTCACAAATATACACCGGAACGCTTCGAGGACATTGCGAACGAAGCAGGCTGGAGCCTTGCCGAATTGTGGATGGACGAAAACAACCATTTCGCGGTTGCCGTTCTCACCTGA
- a CDS encoding RNA polymerase sigma factor produces MATYAKAPEALVAALAKNGDRLAFEELVRRRQSWLRNLMRRLCGDPALADDLAQQAFLEAWRHMGKLRQPGSFGAWLKRLAVNVWLQHCRRRDPLKNAGDPDEIAGQAEHSADLAYDLDRALAGLSEPVRLCIVLSYSEGMSHAEIAELTGLPAGTVKSHIRRGAQRLKKALSAYGGTTSHGEHS; encoded by the coding sequence TTGGCGACATATGCGAAAGCCCCGGAGGCACTCGTTGCCGCCTTGGCAAAAAACGGCGATCGCCTTGCCTTTGAGGAGCTTGTGCGCCGCCGTCAATCATGGCTGCGCAACCTGATGCGACGCTTGTGCGGTGATCCCGCCCTGGCGGACGATCTTGCCCAGCAGGCCTTTCTCGAAGCCTGGCGTCATATGGGGAAGTTGCGGCAGCCCGGCAGTTTCGGCGCATGGCTCAAGCGGCTTGCCGTGAACGTCTGGCTTCAGCATTGCCGGCGCCGCGACCCCTTGAAGAATGCCGGGGATCCTGACGAAATTGCCGGACAGGCAGAACATTCCGCCGACCTTGCCTATGACCTTGACCGTGCACTTGCCGGCCTGTCCGAACCTGTCAGGCTTTGCATCGTTCTGTCGTACAGTGAAGGCATGAGCCATGCCGAAATTGCCGAACTCACCGGCCTGCCGGCAGGCACCGTCAAATCCCATATCCGCCGTGGAGCACAGCGTTTGAAAAAGGCGCTGTCCGCCTATGGCGGCACGACCAGTCACGGAGAACATTCATGA
- a CDS encoding DMT family transporter has translation MISDRPLLGIVLMLGFCILAPLGDSIAKLLSDAVPLGVLLAFRFLVQTVLLLPLVIFSARNLRMSKRVFQLMVLRTVLHIFGIGAMFAALRYLPLADAVAIAFVMPFIMLLLGKFVLSEEVGPHRLAACAVGFIGTLLVIQPNFAAVGAPALLPLLVAVIFSFFMLVTRQIAKEIDPISLQFSSGAVGTALLALILIVFQGAEIEPLVLVAPSAEEWFLLVLLGIFGTLAHLLMTWSLRFAPSATLAPMQYLEIPFATLIGWFIFRDLPNGLAAVGIAITVGAGLYVIHRERMVARRIAAEA, from the coding sequence ATGATTTCCGACCGGCCATTGCTTGGCATTGTTCTCATGCTCGGGTTCTGCATTCTCGCACCACTTGGCGATTCCATAGCCAAGTTGCTCAGCGATGCCGTTCCGCTCGGTGTGCTGCTGGCTTTCCGGTTTCTCGTGCAGACCGTTCTGCTTTTGCCGCTGGTCATATTCAGTGCACGAAACCTGCGCATGTCGAAGCGGGTTTTCCAGCTTATGGTCTTGCGCACAGTGCTTCATATCTTCGGCATCGGAGCGATGTTTGCCGCGCTGCGCTATCTTCCCCTGGCCGACGCCGTGGCCATCGCCTTCGTCATGCCGTTCATCATGTTGCTGCTTGGTAAATTCGTTCTTTCGGAAGAGGTCGGCCCGCACCGGCTTGCTGCCTGTGCGGTCGGGTTTATCGGAACGCTCCTCGTCATCCAGCCGAATTTCGCAGCTGTCGGCGCACCGGCACTCCTGCCCTTGCTGGTGGCGGTTATCTTCTCCTTCTTCATGCTGGTTACCCGCCAGATTGCCAAGGAGATCGACCCAATCAGTCTGCAGTTCTCCAGTGGGGCGGTCGGGACAGCCTTGCTCGCGCTGATTCTGATCGTCTTTCAGGGCGCCGAAATCGAGCCGCTGGTCCTGGTCGCACCAAGCGCCGAGGAGTGGTTTCTGCTCGTTCTGCTTGGCATATTCGGGACGCTGGCGCACCTGTTGATGACCTGGTCGCTGCGCTTTGCGCCCTCGGCAACGCTCGCACCCATGCAGTATCTTGAGATACCTTTCGCCACGCTGATCGGTTGGTTCATCTTCCGCGACCTGCCAAACGGGCTGGCAGCCGTCGGCATCGCCATCACCGTCGGCGCCGGACTTTATGTCATCCATCGTGAACGCATGGTTGCCCGGCGGATCGCCGCCGAAGCCTGA
- a CDS encoding SDR family oxidoreductase — protein MADGGRLAGKKALITAAGQGIGRAAAEAFAREGAFVVATDISEAALPELDAVDGIVARRLDVLDAAAVTGILEEFGPYDILFNCAGYVHSGTILDATDDEWDLAFNINAKAMFRLCRGAIPGMLERGGGSIINVSSVASSVKGVADRCIYGASKAAVIGLTKSIAADFVTKGIRCNAICPATVDSPSLHERLRATGDYETAWEAFVARQPMGRIGTADEIAALAVYLAADESAFTTGQTLIIDGGWVL, from the coding sequence ATGGCTGATGGTGGTCGTCTTGCAGGAAAAAAAGCGCTGATAACCGCCGCAGGTCAAGGCATTGGCCGAGCCGCGGCCGAGGCTTTTGCGCGCGAGGGGGCCTTTGTCGTCGCAACGGATATCAGCGAAGCGGCACTGCCGGAGCTCGACGCCGTCGATGGGATTGTCGCCCGGCGCCTGGACGTATTGGATGCGGCAGCGGTCACGGGCATTCTTGAAGAATTCGGCCCCTACGACATTCTGTTCAATTGTGCCGGCTATGTGCATTCCGGCACGATCCTTGATGCAACGGATGACGAGTGGGACCTCGCGTTCAACATAAACGCCAAAGCGATGTTCCGGCTGTGCCGGGGCGCCATTCCGGGCATGCTGGAAAGGGGTGGCGGCTCGATCATCAATGTGTCGTCGGTGGCCTCGTCGGTCAAAGGCGTTGCTGACCGTTGCATCTACGGTGCATCGAAGGCCGCCGTTATCGGGCTGACCAAATCGATCGCCGCTGATTTTGTGACAAAGGGAATACGCTGTAACGCCATCTGTCCGGCAACAGTCGACAGCCCTTCGCTTCACGAGCGCCTGCGCGCCACGGGCGACTACGAGACAGCGTGGGAAGCCTTTGTCGCTCGCCAGCCGATGGGTCGGATCGGAACGGCGGACGAAATCGCGGCGCTGGCTGTCTATCTCGCGGCCGATGAAAGTGCATTCACCACCGGACAGACCCTCATAATCGATGGCGGCTGGGTTCTCTAA
- a CDS encoding fumarylacetoacetate hydrolase family protein, translating into MKLLRFGEPGQERPGILDAGGNIRDLSAVVPDIAGSVLGDEQLSAIAKQDLEKLPLVEGNQRFGPCVADVGKFLCIGLNYSDHAEEAGMTVPDEPVLFFKATSAVCGPNDNVEIPRGSTATDWEVELGVVIGKHAKYVSKDDALDHVAGYCVINDVSERDFQLKRSGQWAKGKSADTFGPIGPWLVTRDEVPDPQNLSMYLDVNGKRFQSGSTNTMVFGVAHVVSYLSQFMSLHPGDIISTGTPPGVGMGQKPDPVYLKPGDVIELGIEGLGEQRQTTVAS; encoded by the coding sequence ATGAAATTACTTCGTTTTGGCGAACCCGGTCAGGAACGCCCCGGCATCCTTGATGCCGGTGGCAATATCCGCGATCTGTCGGCTGTCGTTCCGGATATCGCCGGCAGCGTTCTTGGCGACGAGCAACTCTCGGCAATCGCCAAGCAGGATCTGGAGAAATTGCCTCTTGTAGAAGGGAATCAGCGTTTCGGGCCGTGTGTCGCCGATGTGGGCAAATTCTTATGCATCGGGCTCAACTACTCCGACCATGCCGAAGAAGCCGGAATGACGGTTCCGGATGAACCGGTCCTTTTCTTCAAGGCGACATCGGCAGTCTGCGGTCCGAACGACAATGTGGAAATCCCGCGTGGTTCGACTGCTACGGACTGGGAAGTCGAACTCGGCGTGGTGATCGGCAAACACGCCAAATATGTCAGCAAGGACGACGCGCTCGACCATGTGGCGGGTTATTGCGTCATCAACGACGTGTCAGAGCGCGACTTTCAGCTCAAACGCTCCGGCCAGTGGGCCAAGGGAAAATCGGCCGATACATTTGGCCCGATTGGCCCGTGGCTGGTCACCCGCGACGAGGTGCCCGACCCGCAGAACCTCTCGATGTATCTCGATGTCAACGGCAAGCGCTTTCAGTCCGGCTCAACGAACACGATGGTCTTCGGCGTCGCCCATGTCGTGTCCTATCTCTCGCAATTCATGAGCCTTCATCCGGGCGACATCATTTCAACCGGTACGCCTCCTGGTGTCGGCATGGGTCAAAAGCCCGATCCGGTCTATCTTAAGCCCGGCGACGTGATCGAACTGGGTATCGAAGGTCTAGGCGAACAACGGCAGACGACGGTCGCCAGCTGA
- a CDS encoding sugar kinase, with protein sequence MGRKIACVGEAMVELSLDAEGQTAQIGFAGDTLNTAVYLERAGAKAHKVAFVSQVGRDSFSDRMIAFIEGEGVSTAGIVRDDERLPGLYAISTDAHGERSFSYWRENSAARLLFCSDHGADFSSLDEFDVVYLSAITLAILQPDVRTALMGWLQVFRERGGLFAFDSNYRPRLWESVEAARDAVSRAWSLCDIGMPSVDDEMALFGDADPMAALARLSASGIVTGALKRGAEGPVPINAPADPSIRFSPATSVVDTTAAGDSFNGAFLAALLSGRPLGEAMLAGHDCAARVIGVRGAIIPRELS encoded by the coding sequence ATGGGCCGAAAGATCGCGTGCGTGGGCGAGGCCATGGTGGAGCTTTCCCTGGATGCAGAGGGGCAAACCGCCCAAATCGGCTTTGCCGGCGATACGCTGAATACGGCTGTCTATCTTGAGCGTGCCGGCGCAAAAGCCCATAAGGTTGCCTTCGTCTCACAAGTCGGCCGTGACAGTTTTTCGGACCGGATGATCGCGTTTATCGAAGGCGAGGGTGTTTCGACTGCCGGGATTGTCCGGGATGATGAGCGGCTGCCCGGCCTTTATGCCATCAGCACCGATGCACATGGCGAACGATCGTTTTCCTACTGGCGCGAGAACTCGGCCGCCAGGCTGCTTTTTTGCAGCGATCATGGCGCTGATTTCTCCTCACTCGATGAGTTTGATGTCGTCTACCTCTCCGCCATCACGCTGGCCATCCTTCAGCCTGATGTACGAACAGCCTTGATGGGCTGGCTTCAGGTTTTTCGCGAGCGGGGAGGGCTCTTTGCCTTCGATTCCAACTATCGCCCAAGACTGTGGGAAAGCGTTGAGGCTGCGCGCGATGCGGTCAGCCGGGCCTGGTCCCTGTGCGATATCGGCATGCCGTCGGTGGATGACGAGATGGCACTCTTCGGTGATGCCGATCCCATGGCGGCGCTGGCGCGTTTGAGCGCCAGCGGCATTGTGACCGGCGCCCTCAAACGCGGTGCCGAGGGGCCCGTTCCGATCAACGCGCCGGCCGATCCGTCGATCCGGTTTTCGCCGGCAACCAGCGTGGTTGATACGACCGCTGCGGGCGACAGTTTCAACGGGGCTTTTCTGGCGGCGCTCCTGTCCGGACGGCCGCTGGGCGAAGCCATGCTGGCCGGTCACGATTGTGCAGCCCGCGTCATTGGCGTGCGCGGTGCAATCATCCCCAGGGAGCTTTCCTGA
- a CDS encoding M20 aminoacylase family protein — protein MHPTNNRIADIVPEVKEWRRWLHRNPELLFDLPKTSAYIAERLREIGVDEIHENVAESGIVAVINGNADGPVIGLRADMDALPMDEISDIEHASETPGKMHACGHDGHSAMLLGAAKYLAETRNFAGKAVLIFQPAEEGGTGAKAMVDTGLFDRMGIDEVYGMHNMPSLPIGHFGFCEGPALAATDFFYVDIEGVGGHASRPHRCVDPVVAANAIYNAFQSIITRNADPMKNGLISITSIQAGDANNVIPQTAHLKGTVRNLHEETRDMIERRMQEIVDGIAQSHGVEIKLTYDRLCPVTINHVDQTVHAAEAAEKVVGAQNIDREQPARLGGEDFSYMLQEKPGTIVFIGNGETAGLHHPEYDFNDEAIPYGIAFWAKIIEDRLPLGESAAPPIKQAS, from the coding sequence ATGCATCCTACAAACAACAGAATTGCCGATATTGTTCCGGAAGTAAAAGAATGGCGGCGGTGGCTGCACCGCAACCCGGAATTGCTTTTCGACCTTCCCAAGACATCAGCCTATATCGCCGAAAGATTGCGCGAGATCGGTGTGGACGAAATCCACGAGAATGTAGCCGAGTCAGGCATTGTGGCCGTGATCAACGGCAATGCAGACGGACCGGTGATCGGGCTGAGGGCGGATATGGACGCCCTGCCGATGGACGAGATAAGCGACATCGAACATGCATCCGAAACGCCCGGGAAAATGCATGCATGCGGCCATGACGGCCACAGCGCCATGCTTTTGGGCGCTGCCAAATATCTGGCGGAGACACGCAACTTTGCCGGCAAGGCCGTGCTGATATTCCAGCCGGCCGAGGAAGGCGGCACCGGCGCAAAGGCGATGGTCGACACCGGGTTGTTCGACAGAATGGGCATTGATGAGGTGTACGGCATGCACAACATGCCCAGTCTTCCGATCGGCCATTTCGGATTCTGCGAGGGGCCGGCGCTGGCGGCGACCGATTTCTTTTATGTCGATATCGAGGGCGTCGGCGGGCATGCTTCCCGTCCACACCGCTGCGTCGATCCCGTCGTCGCGGCAAACGCCATTTACAACGCATTCCAATCGATCATCACGCGCAATGCCGATCCGATGAAAAACGGGCTGATTTCGATCACCTCCATACAGGCGGGCGACGCCAACAATGTCATTCCGCAAACGGCGCATCTGAAAGGCACAGTGCGTAACCTGCATGAAGAAACGCGCGACATGATCGAGCGGCGCATGCAGGAGATCGTCGACGGCATTGCGCAAAGCCATGGTGTTGAAATCAAGCTGACCTATGATCGTCTATGCCCGGTTACGATCAATCATGTCGATCAAACGGTTCATGCGGCAGAGGCCGCCGAAAAGGTCGTGGGCGCGCAGAACATCGACCGCGAGCAACCGGCCCGCCTCGGCGGAGAGGACTTTTCCTATATGCTCCAGGAAAAGCCCGGCACGATCGTTTTCATCGGCAATGGCGAAACCGCCGGCTTGCACCACCCGGAATATGATTTCAACGATGAGGCGATCCCGTACGGCATCGCCTTCTGGGCAAAAATCATAGAGGACAGGCTGCCGCTCGGCGAAAGCGCTGCACCACCGATCAAACAGGCGAGCTAG
- a CDS encoding group III truncated hemoglobin, which translates to MNDRRARKSREISKQTGITEALIERLVRRFYDRVRADDMLGPVFAERITDWEPHLQRMFAFWSSVALQTGRYHGRPMQKHAPLPVDARHFDRWLQLFEETARELCAPPAADLFIERAHNIAASLEMGVALHNDVLLQPGERLRRPFSEATETHPL; encoded by the coding sequence ATGAACGACAGACGAGCCCGCAAATCACGGGAAATCTCAAAGCAAACCGGAATAACCGAGGCGTTGATCGAACGACTTGTTCGCCGGTTCTATGACCGGGTGAGAGCGGATGACATGCTCGGTCCTGTCTTTGCCGAACGCATCACCGACTGGGAGCCACATCTTCAGCGCATGTTCGCCTTCTGGTCGTCTGTGGCGTTGCAGACCGGGCGTTATCACGGCAGACCGATGCAAAAACACGCACCGCTTCCCGTCGACGCCAGGCATTTCGACCGCTGGCTTCAACTGTTCGAAGAAACGGCGCGGGAGCTTTGCGCGCCGCCTGCCGCAGACCTCTTCATCGAGCGCGCCCATAACATTGCTGCAAGCCTGGAAATGGGCGTCGCATTGCACAATGATGTTCTTCTGCAACCCGGAGAGCGGCTGCGCCGGCCTTTCTCCGAGGCAACCGAAACGCATCCGCTCTAG
- a CDS encoding glycosyltransferase, translated as MIPKIIHQTWRDENIPDNYLELVDSWKRLNPDWEYRLWTDNDLDTMVVEHFPEFLDQFRAYPNPVQRADAGRYMVLYLHGGVYADLDTRCNEPFDLLWDEERIVLAHEPLEHLYEYCRVRQMDHLLFNGTMVSPKDHPFWLSVFEAMERARHSRDVMDSTGPVLLTNCVKQYSDPDSLCINSCQLFNPLTKQKVESEADVFGDYAGHRLSTHYWFGTWYQDWYETPLRRFKKIVRKTRYHLTRGEYLSRSEARSLVDRTVLDIPLNGSASADDQNIQVLIPARDAEPFLERCVELLRALDYPKDKIKIAFCEGDSVDNTWDRLQALCAELRTEFADVICLKKETGASFNREKRWKPKLQKKRRIGLAKVRNHLIDNALDGEANWALWIDADVCDYPPDILKRLLHEREKIVVPNCVLEPGGACYDLNSFTVTDERRDSGYYKYVRNGLYAPPGESPRRLHFNDLRSSERVELFGVGGTMLLVHASVHRAGIRFPEIPYCDLLETEGFGYWARDCGVIPIGLPNVEIRHVRS; from the coding sequence ATGATCCCCAAGATAATCCACCAAACATGGCGCGATGAAAACATCCCCGACAACTACCTGGAACTCGTTGACAGCTGGAAGCGGCTAAATCCGGATTGGGAGTACCGTCTGTGGACAGATAATGATCTGGACACCATGGTCGTCGAGCATTTTCCGGAATTCCTTGATCAGTTTCGCGCATATCCAAACCCCGTACAGCGCGCCGATGCAGGCCGTTATATGGTGCTTTATCTCCATGGCGGCGTTTATGCGGACCTCGACACACGCTGTAACGAGCCGTTCGATCTGCTGTGGGATGAAGAGCGTATCGTCCTGGCGCATGAGCCGCTGGAGCATCTCTACGAATATTGCCGGGTCAGGCAGATGGATCATCTGCTTTTCAACGGCACCATGGTGAGCCCCAAAGACCATCCCTTCTGGCTCAGCGTGTTCGAGGCGATGGAGCGGGCCCGGCATTCCAGAGATGTCATGGATTCAACCGGACCGGTGCTTTTGACAAATTGCGTGAAGCAATACAGCGACCCCGACAGTCTTTGCATCAATTCGTGCCAACTCTTTAATCCCCTGACGAAGCAGAAGGTCGAGTCCGAAGCCGACGTCTTCGGCGACTATGCGGGCCATCGCCTTTCGACCCATTACTGGTTCGGAACCTGGTATCAGGACTGGTATGAAACGCCGCTGCGCCGCTTCAAGAAGATCGTCCGGAAAACCCGGTACCATTTAACCCGGGGGGAGTATCTGTCGCGGTCCGAGGCGCGGTCGCTGGTGGACCGAACAGTGTTGGATATCCCGCTGAACGGGTCTGCGTCAGCGGATGACCAAAATATCCAGGTGCTGATCCCGGCTCGCGACGCGGAACCGTTCCTCGAGCGGTGTGTCGAACTGCTGCGCGCGCTGGACTACCCCAAGGACAAAATAAAGATTGCTTTTTGCGAAGGCGACAGCGTTGACAATACGTGGGACAGGCTGCAGGCACTGTGCGCCGAGCTTCGCACCGAATTTGCAGACGTGATCTGCCTGAAGAAAGAAACCGGCGCCAGTTTCAACCGTGAAAAACGCTGGAAACCCAAACTTCAAAAAAAGCGCCGCATCGGCCTGGCGAAGGTCCGCAATCACCTGATTGACAACGCGTTGGACGGCGAAGCGAATTGGGCTTTATGGATCGATGCCGATGTCTGCGATTATCCGCCCGATATCCTGAAGAGGCTGTTGCACGAGCGCGAGAAGATCGTGGTGCCGAATTGCGTCCTGGAGCCTGGCGGCGCGTGTTATGATCTTAACAGCTTCACCGTGACCGATGAGCGGCGTGATAGCGGCTATTACAAATATGTCCGCAATGGTCTTTACGCACCACCGGGAGAATCGCCGCGGCGATTGCACTTCAACGATCTTCGCAGCTCGGAGCGTGTTGAACTCTTCGGCGTCGGCGGCACGATGCTGCTGGTGCATGCCTCCGTTCACCGGGCAGGCATCCGGTTTCCCGAAATCCCCTATTGCGATCTGCTTGAGACCGAGGGCTTTGGCTATTGGGCTCGCGACTGCGGCGTTATTCCGATCGGACTTCCCAATGTGGAAATCCGGCATGTGCGCTCATGA